GATGGAGGCAAGTTCAAAAAATTATTTTATGCGCGTGAATTAATGATATAGTTGTATTTGGTTTATGTAAAGCTATAGTAATTCTATAGCTTTAGCTTGTGTTTGAGGACGTTATGGAAATTAGGAATATTGGGATTATGGCACATATTGATGCTGGGAAAACTACTACCACGGAAAGGATAATATATTACACTGGAAAAACTCATAAGATAGGCAATGTTGATTCTGGTAATACCATTACTGACTGGATGGCACAAGAGCAAGATAGGGGTATTACAATTAGTTCTGCTGCTATTACTTGTTATTGGAGGGACCATCAGATAAATATTATTGATACTCCTGGGCACGTTGATTTTACGGCTGAGGTAGAGAGGTCTCTTCGTGTTCTTGATGGAGGGATTGTTATCTTTAGTGCTGTTGATGGTGTGCAGGCGCAGACGGAAACAGTATGGAAACAAGCGTCAAAATATGGCATTCCAAGACTTGCTTATATTAATAAAATGGACAGAGTAGGCGCTGATTTTTTAAAGGTTGTTGAGGATATAAAAAACAAATTTAATGTTGTCCCAATAGTTTTGCAGATTCCAATTGGGAGTGAAAATAATTTTGAAGGCATGGTAGATATAATTCGAAATAAGGAATTGCGTTTTGAGCTTGAAGAGGGCAAGCCGTTTGTGATCGAGAGTAAGGTGCGCCGAGAGCTTGCAGAAGGTGTTAGAATTTTTAAAGAAAGGCTAATAGATTCTCTTAGTAATTTTAGTGAAAGGATTACTGAGCTTTTTCTTGAAAATCGTGAGATTGACGAATCTGTCATAGTAGAAGAGGTTAGAAAGAATACGATTAGTGGGTCTATTGTTCCCGTTTTGGTGGGAACTAGTCTTAAAAATATTGGAATAGAGCCTTTAATGGATGCCGTTGTGGATTATCTTCCGAGTCCTTTTGAGAAAAATTTTAATGCATATTCTTTGAGGGAAGAGAAAGATATACTAATTGATTCTACTCGTGAGAAAGGATTATCGGCACTTGTCTTTAAAGTTCAGTATTTTAGTGCAATTGCTGCACATCTTTATTTTATTAGGGTGTATTCAGGAGAAATTAATTCTTCAAAAAAGATTATCAACGTTGCTAAGAATAAGGTTGAAAAGTTTACAAGAATTTTTAGGGTTTTTTCAAATAAGAATGAGCAGATTGATGAGGTGGTGGCAGGAGATATTGGAGCAGTTATTGGGCTCAAACATTCTGTAACGGGAGATACCCTTGTTGAGGAAGGGAATGAAATTTTACTTGAGCCTCCAATATT
This is a stretch of genomic DNA from Borrelia sp. P9F1. It encodes these proteins:
- the fusA gene encoding elongation factor G, translated to MEIRNIGIMAHIDAGKTTTTERIIYYTGKTHKIGNVDSGNTITDWMAQEQDRGITISSAAITCYWRDHQINIIDTPGHVDFTAEVERSLRVLDGGIVIFSAVDGVQAQTETVWKQASKYGIPRLAYINKMDRVGADFLKVVEDIKNKFNVVPIVLQIPIGSENNFEGMVDIIRNKELRFELEEGKPFVIESKVRRELAEGVRIFKERLIDSLSNFSERITELFLENREIDESVIVEEVRKNTISGSIVPVLVGTSLKNIGIEPLMDAVVDYLPSPFEKNFNAYSLREEKDILIDSTREKGLSALVFKVQYFSAIAAHLYFIRVYSGEINSSKKIINVAKNKVEKFTRIFRVFSNKNEQIDEVVAGDIGAVIGLKHSVTGDTLVEEGNEILLEPPIFPEPVVLISIEPERTSDDSRLKEVLEIIAKEDPTFSYSESKETGQLLITGMGELHLDIIITRIRDEFKLNVYVGKPQVSYRESLSLKVDDVFEFSNIFAGKELNLKIGMVITPLDRGVGNKIDFECDVEPLFRTAITKGIFSSFSSGVIGYPIIDTGVKITSLTYDKGKVNEFAIESISGLAFHELFKKASPVKLEPIMILEIRIPVEYTGDVVSTLNYVGGIIHSINSVEDCEIIKAEAAFEKLFGYTSTLRSSTKGRGTFTMEFSYFREKWD